One Neoarius graeffei isolate fNeoGra1 chromosome 9, fNeoGra1.pri, whole genome shotgun sequence genomic window, aaatatttaattttaattaCTTTTTTCCCACCAAGACATGAAATTCTAATCTGTTATGCAATACAAAATGACACTTAAGGCCCTGAATTGGGCGTCTTTGGATATAAAGTAGACATGAAACATTTTGTACCTTAAAATTTAAGCCTCACaatgaaaatgtaaataaataataagaTATAGAAAatagcttgtctgtaaaagaaaaataaataaaacgttATATTTTGCTCGCTGCAGAGAAAGCATCTTTTTGAATTTACATAGTCTTGTGGCATTAGATAATATTGCATTCTTTTGTATTGCCCATTACTGATTGTTGAAACGATCAATTATTCGGTCTGAACAGGTTGGTAAATTACCCAAAAGATTTTCTTAAGCTGCATTACACAGAGTTATATAAAGAAATGACGGTGCATCTGCGAGCACTTTGTAAACAGAGGAAGTGCATTTTGCTGCCATGTCGATATCAAGTTCATTGATATCAGCGTTTTCGATCCAAAATGTGCAAGCTTAGAGCAACAACTAAACATTCACACAATAACTTTACAATATAAATAACTGTACAATGAGTAAACACCTTCCACAGGTCTAGTTTAAgaacaaacaataaattaaagctAAAATAAATTATCATATTCAACAACCACACATCAAATGTACAACACAAACATGACATAaataactttttaaaaataaagactAATTATGAGCAGGATGCTTGCAGCACTTCAGGCTGCTCTAATCTGTGTGAGGTTTTCTTGATGCTAAACCAATCTTCATGTCTGTCTACCTTTAGGCCATTTCACCCAAGTTAAATATCTTCCACTCATCCTCAGCGGATATTGCTGTGAGGCTGCTACTCTGAATATCTCACACACTGTAGTCTACATCTAACACTTCTTATAAAAAGCCTAGATCTTAGTCCTGTCCTCAGAAGAGTCTCATATacatttaaaattattattttttaatgtttAATATATTCTCCAGTTCATTTCACACGTCCAAGACGTGATTCAGGTAAGATATGTAACATATAGCGAGACGAAGGATCTCTATCTTTGAGAGCTTCTTGTCGGGCGGAAGTGTCGGGAGTAACTTCCGCAGCTCGGCAAACGCCACATTGAAAGCTTCGACACGGATGCGCTCGCGCGTTGCATGGGCCAGTCGGTACTTGGCAGTCGCTCGCCTCCTCCGCCGCTTCTCTTCGCGGGTCAGTGCGGGAGGCGCAAGCGCACGCTGCTTCCCGTCTGCGAGCGGAGACTCTTCAGGCATGCACTCCACCTTAATGACATTCAGAACTGCTTCCGGGTCAGACTGAGTCCACATCAGGTCAGGATCGGGCTGATCCGGACTCAGCATCATCTTCATCAAGCGCAGAGCGAAATCACACCTGTGAGGAATTGTTAACGCAAatagttttattttaaaaagatTTAATTTTTCAAAGAATAAAAGGCTACCATTAATAGattagaaagagaaaaagaaagacagaaagaaagaaaagcatttAGGCTATTTATGTGTAAATGGTGAAAGGTTAATTGATTAGGAAAAAAggaatcaagaaagaaagaaagacaactgTGTTTCTGTGCACAACAGTCTTATTTCATTTTATTCATATtaccagtcaaaactttggacacaccttctaattcaatgcttttctttatttttattaattaaaagtcacttcttcatgtcttaaagtaatgatggatgtcatttctctttacttaggtgaGCGGTTCGTGGCATTATATGGATTACTACCGTTGTTAAATAGGGCTTTTACTGTATCTTTATCATTTACTGTTTACTTTTTGATCTCAaaaacattaagaaggcaagaaattgcacaaatTACCTTTcaccgaggcacctgttaattgaaaagcattccaggtgacgacctcatgaagctggttaagataatgccagtagtatgcaaagtgtcatcaaggtaaacgctggctactttgaagaatctaaatatgaaactttttttaaccttttttgtttaccacataaatatgttccatatgttatttcatagttttgatgtcttcatgattgtcctacaatgtagaaaatagtcaaaatacggaaacacctctgaatgagtaggggtgtacaaacttttgactggtagtgtgtgtgtgtgtgtgtgtgtgtgtgtgtgtgtgtgtgtgtgtgtgtgtgtgtgtgtatttttttctcCACTAATAATGAAACTTGGTTTGCTAAGGCTAACTATCATTACTAATTAGGCAAagtgaaaaatgaaattcagttgtttgttttctttcagtCATGTTTTTGCTGTGTCTGCCCATTTATTCCCATTAAATCTGACTTACTTTTAGGAGTGATATTGTCTTTGACGGTCCTAATAGCGACTGTAAATATAGACCTAACTGGAGTTAATGGAAAACCAATTAGCCTCAGAGAGCTCAAAAGCACATGTGGCCATCTGTCGTTATGGGCCACTAGCAACACTCCACTCCAAAACACTACCCTTCTAAATACTGTACTTCTAAACACTAGCTACACTTCTAAGTTCTACACTTCTAAACAATACTCTTCTAAATAATACACTTTTAACACTACTAAATAATATATTTCTAAACACTACAATTCTAAACACTAGTTACACATTTAAAGACCACACTTCTAAATACTATACGTCTAAACACTACTCATCTAAATAATACACTTTTAAACACCACATTTCTAAACACttctaaatacatttttaaacacTACACTTCTAAACACGACTAAATACTGCACTTTGAAAGACTACACTTCTAAATACTACCCTTCTAAACATTAGTCTTCCAAACACTACTAAATACTATACTTCTAAATACCATTCTTCTAAATAATACACTTCTAAACACTACTAAATACTGCACTTCTAAACACTACACTTCTAAACACTAGCTACACTTTGAAAGGCTACACTTCTAAACCCGACTCCAAAATACTACACTTGTAAACATTACACTTCTAAATACTATACTTCTAAATACTAGCTACACTTTGAAGGGCTACACTTCTAAATACTGGACTTGTAAATACTTCTAAACACTACATTTCTAAATACTACATATCTAAACACTACACTTCTAAACACTAGCTACACTTCTAAATACTACACTTCTAAACACTACGAAATACTACAATTCTAAACACTACACTTGAAAACACAAGCTACACCTTGAAAGGCTACACTTCTAAACACTACACATCTCAACACTACAAAACACTACACATCTAAACACTACAAAACACTACACATCTAAACATTACAAAACACTACACATCTCAACACTACAAAACACTACACATCTAAACACTACAAAACACTACACATCTCAACACTACAAAACATTACACATCTCACCACTGCAAAACACCACATCTAACCACTACAAAACATTACACATCTAAACACTACATGTCTAAACACTACAAAACACTACACATCTCAACACTACAAAACACTACACATCTAAACACTACATGTCTAAACACTACAAAACACTACACATCTCAACACTACAAAACACTATACATCTAAACACTACACATCTAAACACTACAAAACACTACACATCTAAACATTACAAAACACTACACATCTAAACATTACAAAACACTACACATCTCAACACTACAAAACACCACATCTAAACACTATAAAACACTACACATCTAAACACTATGCTTGAAAACACAAGCTACACTTTGAAAGGCTACACTTCTAAATACTAGACTTCTAAACACTACTAAATACTGCACTTCTAAACACTACTAAACATTAAACTTCTAAACATTATATTTCTAAATACTACACATTTAAACACTACACTTTGAAAGACCACACTTCTAAATGTTACGCTTCTAAACACTACTAAACATTCCATTTCTAAATACTACATTTCTAAACACTACTAAACATTTCTAAATACTACGCTTGTAAACACTAGCTACACTTTGAGAGACCACACTTCTAAATACTACACTTCCAAACACTACTAACCATTACATTTCTAAAGACTACACTTCTAAACACTACACTTTGAGAGACCACACTTCTAAATACTACTAACCATTACATTTCTAAACACTATACTTCGAAACACTAGCTACACTTAAACACTACTAAATACTACGCTCAATAATAAATGCTATGTTTCTAAGCACAAATGAAAACTGTAGGTGTTAAACTTTTTCTGTGGTGAGATTTCATGTCTTGCATAAAACAGCATCTCTGAATGAGTCATTTGCTAAAACAACGCGATAATTCAGCTGATAATAAAGGCATGTAAACTGAAAGATCCTTAGTGACATAATGACAGTTTTTCATGAAGTGCAGACAGAAAAGAGTTGACACACTTTTTCAAATTATTCTCGTTTGCTCACCTCGTGCCTCCAGCAGCTGTGCTGTGATTGTGAGTGAGAGCGGAGAGATCAGGTGGATTATCAGGGTGTTGTCAGTGGATTTATATCTCCTTCAGTGTCCCACCCATCCCTCAGGAGCTGGATGACATTCATGAATTTAACACATGACCAAGAACACAAGTATCTCCGATGTAAAGTTTGTTCGGTTTATTTCTGGTAGTCACACATGTGGAAGAAGATCCGAACACCGCAGAGTGTCAGCTGGACAGCATGCTGAGAGATGATGCTTTTCTGCCGCTGGACAGTTTTGTGTAGAGAGCAAAGTGAGAGATGGAAGTGAGCTGTGATTCTCCTCAAGTCCACAGCAGCTCTCTGCCTTCTGCAGGGTGATGATGGAGTGAAGCGCGAGATGCCGCTTAGGGGAAGAACACACACTCGGGCGCGTGCGCCACACTCGGTGTTGACGGTTCAGGAGAAGAAAATAAAGTGAGGGGTGAGGgtagacaacacacacacacacacacactgctgtctcCTTCCCCGCCCCTTTATCACCCCCACCTCGTGCAGACACAGTCCCCACGGGTTTAGCAGTTATACAGTGATAGATCCTCTGAGGACATGAGAACGTTTGATAGTCTTTCGAAGAACTGTTCATGAAAGTTTTTGAATGTTCTACTTCAGAGTCTATTTTCACACCTCTGCTTCCTTTGCCACTAATTATATGAAAGCACACACCTGAGCTACAGGATGCATCATTCACCATCACCTGAGCTCAGGTCATGGCCATGTACACCTGCGCTTCTCTAAAACTTGCTTTGGCTTTAAAtgtttaacaataataataatgtagtggttagcactgtcacctcacagcaagaaagtcctgggttcaagcccagcaaccggtgagggcttttctgtgtggagtttgcatgttatccccgtgtccgcgtgggtttcctccgggtgctccggtttcccccacagtccaaagacatgcaggttaggttaactggtggctctaaattgaccgtaggtgtgaatgtgagtgtgaatggttgtctgtgtctatgtgtcagccctgtgatgacctggcgacttgtccagggtgtaccccgcctttcgcccgtagtcagctgggataggctccagcttgcctgcaaccctgtacaggtaaGTGGCTACAGTTAAAGGatggataatgatgatgatgatcatcgtCATCATTTAAACACGCCACATCTAATTATTATCATTCAAATAATGTCTTTCCTCTATATCAGGGGTTCTCCAACTTTTTGCAGCCAGCTAGGGAATCCTTTAactatgaaataaattatttttagggtggcacggtggtgtagtggttagcgctgtcgcctcacagcaagaaggttctgggttcgagccccgtggccggcgagggcctttctgtgtggagtttgcatgttctccccgtgtccgcgtgggtttcctccgggtgctccggtttcccccacagtccaaagacatgcaggttaggttaactggtgactctaaattgaccgtaggtgtgaatgtgagtgtgaatggttgtctgtgtctatgtgtcagccctgtgatgacctggtgacttgtccagggtgtaccccgcctttcgcccgtagtcagctgggataggctccagcttgcctgcgaccctgtagaacaggataaagcggctagagatgatgagataagataaattatttttttttaaaatccactCCCCCAGGACAGGTTCATTTTATAAATTATTTAAACATTAGATTAATTATTTACCCACTTTTAATCATTATTGGAGCCATAGAGCTTTTTAGACACTGTTTATAAATTATTTTTGAGTTACTAAGGTTTGGATTAAACTCATTCCATTGAAGTGACCAGTAAAATAGGCAATGAAATCAAACAATGCTTCTCGGACCCCTGGCAGACCCTAGTTTGAGAAGCACTGCTCTTTATAACTTGTGCACATTGAAATGAGGCCATgagttggccaagtggttagcttaactgcctctcgactgggagatcatgagttctactcgtggtcaggtcacaccaaagaccatcataaaaatggtacctactaccatctggtaaggcatgctgcaatacagatgcgagtgaggaagtcaaactctcacggttaccagaggactagccccccactgtaaccctagctgtataggctagaggccgagggctatcgaaacggagatcggtgccgcacccatacgccttaaagagtactgggacagaagactgcctgggaagaccagattctggcgtgagaggggctTTGACTTTGGAACAAAATGTTATTTGTTCAGGACCATTACAGTAAGACAGCACACAGGACTACATGAAGTGCAAATATATCACAGTACAAAAATACACGGCAAATACTCAAGACAGCGCGTGCTAGCTAGACAGGA contains:
- the nhlh2 gene encoding helix-loop-helix protein 2, which translates into the protein MKMMLSPDQPDPDLMWTQSDPEAVLNVIKVECMPEESPLADGKQRALAPPALTREEKRRRRRATAKYRLAHATRERIRVEAFNVAFAELRKLLPTLPPDKKLSKIEILRLAICYISYLNHVLDV